The Oryza glaberrima chromosome 9, OglaRS2, whole genome shotgun sequence genome includes a window with the following:
- the LOC127783570 gene encoding probable LRR receptor-like serine/threonine-protein kinase At1g51880, which translates to MAARSCLHLLIILAAGVLQAARAQPDSNGFISIDCGLSGTASYVDNATKLSYSPDAAFTDAGTNNNISPEYLLPSGSRVFDNVRSFPGAAAPRSCYTLRSLVPGLKYLVRASFKYGNYDGLRRLPVFDLYVGVNFWTTVNITDVAVAQGLEAIVVVPGDSLQVCLVNTGGGTPFISGLDFRPLKNSLYPQANETQGLDLVARMNFGPADTYIRYPDDPHDRAWKPWIDPMIYAEITTTKMVQSVEEDVYEAPSAVMQTAITPHNASGSIQLRWEVKPNTNYPSPGCMFIMHFSELQFLQDNTIRTFNISINNKIIGNITPDYLYADASLNNEPLRGSIQYNITLHATANSTMPPIINALEVFSIISTTTVPMNAKDVSAITIIKKQYEVKENWMGDPCVPKTMAWDWLTCGYAVSSPPTITGVNLSFNGLSGDISTSFNDLNALQYLNLSYNNLTGSIPEALSLLSSLTVLDLSGNQLNGSIPSELLKRAQDKSLQLRYENNPGLCINGTCPSPEGDPKLAIYISVPVVAVTVILVFVLFCLLRRKKKGSANNTVNPHNELITHSYGSDSHGHGSMQLENRRFTYKDLQKITNNFEQVLGKGGFGYVYYGILEEGSQVAVKLRSQSSNQGVKEFLGEAQILTRIHHKNLVSMIGYCMDGDYMALVYEYMSEGTLEEHIAGRDHNKRNLTWIERLRIALESAQGLEYLHKGCSPPLIHRDVKATNILLNLKLEAKIADFGLSKAFNRDSDTHVSASILAGTPGYIDPEYHATMMPTAKSDVYGFGVVLLELVTGKNPILRTPEPISLIHWVQQRLQCGNIEGVVDTRMHGVYDINSVWKVAEIALKCTAQASTQRPTMTDVVVQLQECLDLEYGHASSVPELSIDHVSKTRTILEMDHLERVPLPTMSNGPSAR; encoded by the exons ATGGCCGCGAGGTCATGTTTACATCTTCTCatcatcctcgccgccggcgtgttACAGGCAGCTCGCGCGCAGCCCGACAGCAACGGTTTCATAAGCATAGACTGCGGCCTGTCAGGGACGGCCAGCTACGTGGACAACGCCACCAAGCTGTCCTACTCGCCGGACGCCGCCTTCACCGACGCCGGCACCAACAACAACATATCGCCGGAGTACCTCTTGCCGTCGGGCTCCAGGGTCTTCGACAACGTCCGCAgcttccccggcgccgccgcgccgaggagCTGCTACACGCTCCGGTCACTGGTGCCGGGGCTCAAGTACCTGGTGCGCGCCAGCTTCAAGTACGGCAACTACGACGGCCTCCGCAGGCTGCCGGTGTTCGACCTCTACGTCGGCGTCAACTTCTGGACCACGGTGAACATCACCGACGTGGCGGTGGCGCAAGGCTTGGAGGCCATCGTCGTCGTGCCGGGCGACTCGTTGCAGGTCTGTCTCGTGAACACCGGCGGCGGGACGCCGTTCATCTCCGGCCTGGACTTCAGGCCGCTGAAGAACTCACTCTACCCGCAAGCGAACGAGACTCAGGGCCTGGACCTGGTCGCCAGAATGAACTTCGGTCCGGCTGACACGTACATCAG GTACCCAGATGATCCACATGACAGAGCATGGAAGCCATGGATTGATCCAATGATATATGCCGAAATAACTACAACAAAGATGGTGCAAAGCGTGGAAGAGGACGTGTACGAGGCGCCATCGGCAGTGATGCAGACGGCGATCACACCGCACAATGCCTCCGGCAGCATACAACTCAGATGGGAGGTCAAACCGAATACCAACTACCCGTCGCCGGGGTGCATGTTCATAATGCACTTCTCTGAGCTGCAATTCCTCCAGGATAACACTATTCGCACATTTAACATCAGCATCAACAATAAGATTATAGGTAACATTACACCCGATTATCTCTACGCCGATGCATCCCTCAACAATGAGCCCTTACGGGGATCAATCCAGTACAATATCACCTTGCACGCCACCGCCAACTCAACGATGCCACCCATCATCAATGCCCTAGAAGTTTTCTCCatcatctccaccaccaccgttcCCATGAACGCTAAGGATG TATCTGCCATCACGATCATCAAGAAGCAATATGAGGTGAAGGAGAATTGGATGGGTGACCCATGCGTCCCAAAGACTATGGCATGGGATTGGTTGACCTGTGGCTACGCCGTTTCCAGCCCTCCAACAATCACAGGCGT AAACCTTTCTTTCAATGGCTTGAGTGGTGATATATCAACTTCTTTCAACGATCTCAATGCTCTCCAATACTT GAATCTCTCATACAACAACTTGACAGGATCAATTCCTGAGGCCCTGTCACTATTATCCTCACTGACAGTTCT AGATTTGTCGGGAAACCAGCTCAATGGATCAATTCCCTCTGAATTACTCAAAAGAGCCCAAGATAAGTCCCTCCAACTAAG ATATGAAAATAATCCAGGCCTTTGCATCAATGGAACTTGCCCGTCTCCAGAAGGGGATCCCAAACTAGCTATCTACATCTCTGTCCCGGTAGTTGCAGTCACAGTGATACtagtgtttgttttgttttgcttgcTAAGACGAAAAAAGAAAG GTTCAGCGAACAATACTGTCAATCCACATAATGAGCTAATAACCCATTCCTACGGAAGCGACAGCCATGGACATGGTTCGATGCAGCTCGAAAACCGTCGGTTCACATATAAGGATCTGCAGAAGATAACAAATAACTTTGAGCAAGTGCTTGGAAAAGGAGGGTTTGGTTATGTCTACTATGGTATCTTGGAGGAGGGCAGTCAAGTGGCTGTCAAATTGCGGTCTCAATCGTCGAATCAAGGTGTAAAGGAGTTCCTTGGAGAG GCTCAGATTTTGACCCGGATTCATCACAAAAATCTTGTCTCCATGATTGGTTACTGCATGGACGGGGATTATATGGCACTTGTTTACGAGTACATGTCTGAAGGAACTCTTGAAGAGCATATTGCAG GAAGAGATCACAACAAGAGAAACTTAACTTGGATTGAGAGACTTCGAATTGCACTTGAATCTGCACAAG GGCTAGAGTACCTGCACAAAGGATGCAGCCCTCCCCTCATTCACAGAGATGTGAAAGCAACCAACATCTTACTTAATTTGAAATTGGAGGCTAAGATTGCTGATTTTGGCTTGTCCAAGGCTTTCAACCGTGACAGTGACACACATGTATCAGCAAGTATACTTGCTGGAACACCTGGATATATTGATCCTGA GTATCACGCAACAATGATGCCAACAGCCAAAAGTGATGTATACGGCTTTGGTGTGGTGCTTTTAGAGCTAGTCACAGGGAAGAATCCCATCCTACGTACACCGGAGCCAATAAGCCTTATCCATTGGGTGCAACAACGCCTGCAATGTGGAAACATCGAGGGTGTGGTGGACACACGCATGCATGGTGTCTATGATATCAATAGTGTCTGGAAGGTTGCAGAGATAGCACTAAAGTGCACCGCACAGGCATCAACACAACGGCCTACGATGACTGACGTTGTGGTACAACTGCAAGAATGCCTAGACCTCGAGTATGGTCATGCAAGTAGTGTTCCTGAGTTATCAATTGACCATGTCAGCAAAACTAGAACCATATTAGAAATGGATCACCTAGAGAGGGTTCCATTGCCGACCATGTCTAACGGTCCATCAGCACGATAA